The nucleotide window TCGCGATCGTCGATAGTCCGTGACCCGAATACACTGTTCCGGTCACGGTGACGTTCTTTTCTACGTACGGCAGAAGCAGTTTGTTGGGATCCGAGCCCGGCTTCGGTTCGACGGAGACGAGCACGTTGCCGTCGCTTGTCAGAATGCCCAACGCTCCGCCGGCCTTCGCGCATGCCATCGCGCACTTCGCATGGCTCATGCCGTGCGCGCCCGATGTCGTATAGCAAGCTAGATCAATCACCTGACCTGTGACGGTCTGCACTTTCCCCATGCTCGACATCGACGACATCGAACTGTCGGCGAGCACGGCAGACGCAAGCGACATCGCGCAAACGCCAGCCGCAGCGGCTGCAATAAAGCTCCTCATCAAAGTTTCCAGTCCTTTCAATCACCAAGTGCGATAAGCGCAAGCGACGCGAGCTCGCCTGTCGAAGCCATAGCGCCCTCCGCCCGCGTCGCGCCATTTCCCAATACGAGAGCGGAGGCCCCCTGGTTCAACGGCGAGAATATGCACGCTCCTCTCGGGACAGCAGGGACGCGGGCCGGATGCGATTTGGCATCATTTCAGATATCCACGGCAACCTCGAGGCCCTCGACGCAGTCCTCGGGGAGATTGACGCGGCCAAAATCGACAAGCTATTGTGCCTCGGTGACGTCGTCGGCTATGGCCCAAACCCGAACGAATGCTGCGCCCGTCTCCGCGATTGGAACTGTGTCACCATCGCCGGCAATCACGACGAAGCCGCGGTTTCCAACGCGGGTGCGGAATTTTTCAATCCGCTGGCGCGCGAAGCGCTGACCTGGACGCAGGAAGCGCTCACGCCGGAGAATCGCAGCTACCTCGAGAGCTTGCCGCGCGACAGGCATTTCGATGAGGCCGCCGCGGGCGGTCTGGCCGGCGGTTTCGCGCTGGTTCACGGCGCTCCGGTTTTCCATTTCGACTATATTTCCGACGTCGTGGATGCGCAGCGTGCGTTCGAGCGCGTCGAAGTCCCCGTGACGTTCATCGGGCATACGCACGTGGCCGAGGTCTACTATCAAGATCTGGAAGGGCGCGCGTTTCAGCAGAAACTGCTGCACGGAGGGCGCATCGAGCTCGCTCCAACCTTCCGTTACCTGATCAATCCGGGCAGCGTGGGTCAGCCGCGCGATCACAATCCGCAGGCCGCCTATGCTATTTTGGATACCGCCGATGCAATCGTGGAAGTCCGCCGCGTCGGCTACGATGTCGGCAGCGTGCGCGAACGGATGGAATCGCTCCGGCTGCCGGCGCAGCTCGGGGCGCGTCTCGCCATCGGCTACTGACGGATGACGACGGCGCCGCTCCAAGACGACCGAAAGTGTTTCGCATGCGGACCCGACAACGATCGAGGTCTTCGCATGCGCTTCGAATACGGCGAAGGAACCGCACGCAGCGAACTCATCACGGGGGACGCCTTCGCCGGATGGCGCGACATCATGCACGGCGGCGTCGTGGCCGTGCTATTAGATGAAGCGATGGCGCACGCCACCCTCTCGACAGGCGTCCGGTGTGTGACTGCGCGCCTCGAGATCCGCTTCCGCAAACCTGTGCCGACCGACAAGCCCCTGATCGTCGAGGGCGCCGTGACCTCGCGCCGAGGGCGCGTCTTGGAAGTTTCGGGGACGTTGAAAGGTAAGGACGGTACACTCTATGCCGAGGGACGTTCGCGTTTTGTGACGGATATCGGCGATGGCGGCTGAGACCGGCGGAGAGAAGCTGATCACGGCGAACCGGCGAGCGTTCCACGACTATCATATCCTCGATCGATTGGAAGCCGGCGTCGTTCTGACCGGCACGGAAGTGAAGAGCTTGCGCGTGAATGGATGCTCGCTCGTGGACGGCTACGCGACGGTCAAGAACGGCGAGATCTGGCTGATGAACGTGCACGTGCCCCCGTATCAACAGGGCACGTTCTTCTCGCAACACGAAGCGCGTCGCGACCGCAAGCTGTTGCTCCACGCGCGCGAGATCGCGCGCGTCGCGGCGGAGCTTCAGGAGAAAGGTCTGTCGCTCGTGCCCTTACGCGTCTATTTCAAGCGCGGGGTGGTGAAAGTCGAAGTCGGCATCGGCCGCGGCAAGAAGCAGTACGACAAGCGTGCGGCCATCAAGCAGCGCGAGGCGCGCCGGGAAGTCGAGCGCGTGGCGCGCCGCGTCTGATGCGTTCCCGTCGCACCGACGCGCCGTTGACTGGCCGGCAAGCGCCGCTTGGCCTACTGCAGGACGCTGACGTCATAGCGGTCGCCACGTCCGGCGGAAGCGACAGCGCCGCTGCCCTGCTTCACGCGCGCGAACTCGCTCCGCACGCAACGCTCCATGCGTGCTACGTCGATCACGGCGTACGGCCGCGAGACGCGATCGAACGCGATATCGCCGCTGTGTGCGCTCAAGCGCGCGTCGCATCCGCGCGCGTTCTTGTGGCGCGCTTACGCGGCGCGCGGACGGATGCGCCCAAGGATGAAGCGTTCTTGCGGCGCGCGCGCTACATCGCGTTGCGCGCGATGGCCCGCCGCACCGGTGCCCGCGTTGTGGTCACCGGCCATCACGCGGGAGACATCGCCGAATGGGTGTTGCTCGCGCTATTCCGCGGCTGCGGCCTTGACGGGCTTGGCGCAATGACGGCGATGAGGCCGCTATCCGACGGGATCGTTCTCGCGCGGCCGTTCCTTGGCCAGACGCGCGAACAGATGACGGCCGTCGTCGAGCGGTATGGCGTGCCGATCTCGACAGATGAGACGAATACCGACGTGCGCTACAGTCGAAACTTGGTGCGTGCGTTTCTAGCCCGTTGGTCGGCGCGATCGCAGGGCGCGGTGCGCGCGCTCGCCCGATCGGCCGCGCTTGCTTCCGAGGAGCGCGCAGTGCTCGACGCGGCCGCCGCGTCGGCCGCGAATAGCGCGAGAATCGCTATCGATACGCTGGACGCGCGCGCACTGCGAGATATTCCAACAGCACTGCTGCGGCGTATCATCAGGGCCGCGGTACGTTCGGCCGCAGGTACGATCAGAGATTTCACGCTCGCGCAATGCGAAGCCATTGCGCAAGCGATCCGGAATCGGCGTGGCGGAACGTTCAAAGCGGGGCGAGCGACGGTGTTGCTGTCGGCGGGAAAGCTGCGCGTCAAACCATTTGCGGCGGCGGGCCATAAAGGCCCGCCCAACATCGAGGCGGACCATAAACGTCCGCCCAACATCGCGGCGGACCATAAAGGTCCGCCCTACACGGTTACGTTGCGCGCTGCAGCAGTGCCGCGGACAGCGCGACTCAGCGTTCGCTTGCCTCAAAGCGGAGATACGTGCACGCCGTCGGGTCGCCGTCATGCGATTTCGCTTGCGCGCTTTCTCGCAAAGCAAGGCGTGCCGCGCGACCGGCGCACGGCCGTGCCGCTGCTCTGCGTGAACGGACAAATCGCGGCGGCGATCGGCGTCCGCGTCATGGAACCGTACGCAGTCCACGGTGCGGAGCCGGCCGTTCAGATCGCCTGGCGGCCCGCACGTGTACCGGGCCGGCCGTCGGCGACCGATAGCATCACTATGGAGCGGAGCGAGTAATGAAGGCTGCCGCGGACCTGGGGATGCTCGGCGATATCGTCTTTACCGCCGACGACATCGCCGCCGCGATTCGCCGATTGGCAGATGCGATTCGCCGGGACTATGCGGGCGAGCCGATAGTCTTGGTCGGCGTCCTGAAGGGCGCCATCCTCTTCGCATCTGATCTCATGCGTCAGCTCAGCGACTATCCGATCACGATCGACTTCATCGTGGTGAGTTCGTACGGCACCGGCCGACGCGGCGCAAAAGGCGACGTGCGCTTGCTGAAAGACCTCGACACCAATCCGGCCGGAAGAAACATCCTGCTGGTCGAGGACATCGTGGACGAAGGTCTCACCCTCGAATATCTTCTCAACAATCTACAGAGCCGGGAACCGCGAAGTTTGCGGGCCTGCGCGCTCATGGATAAGCCGTTCCATCGCATGGCGGACGTGCATGTGGACTACGTAGGGATGACGGCACCAGACGCATTTTTGGTAGGGTACGGATTGGACTACCAAGAAGCGTTCCGCAATCTTCCATACATCTGCAAGCTGTCATGTCCCCCCAATCAATGAAGAGTAGCGGCCGAGCTTGCTCGGCCGGTCAGGCAACTCTTGGCCCAGAGGTCCGGCGGCGTCCGGGAAAGCGGTAGGAGTAAGTCCCTTGGCTAGATACGGTCGCGCGATGCTCTGGTGGCTGGGCGTTGGCATTCTCATGGTGTTCGCGTTCACGTGGTACC belongs to Candidatus Eremiobacteraceae bacterium and includes:
- a CDS encoding metallophosphoesterase family protein, coding for MRFGIISDIHGNLEALDAVLGEIDAAKIDKLLCLGDVVGYGPNPNECCARLRDWNCVTIAGNHDEAAVSNAGAEFFNPLAREALTWTQEALTPENRSYLESLPRDRHFDEAAAGGLAGGFALVHGAPVFHFDYISDVVDAQRAFERVEVPVTFIGHTHVAEVYYQDLEGRAFQQKLLHGGRIELAPTFRYLINPGSVGQPRDHNPQAAYAILDTADAIVEVRRVGYDVGSVRERMESLRLPAQLGARLAIGY
- a CDS encoding PaaI family thioesterase, encoding MRFEYGEGTARSELITGDAFAGWRDIMHGGVVAVLLDEAMAHATLSTGVRCVTARLEIRFRKPVPTDKPLIVEGAVTSRRGRVLEVSGTLKGKDGTLYAEGRSRFVTDIGDGG
- the smpB gene encoding SsrA-binding protein SmpB, encoding MAAETGGEKLITANRRAFHDYHILDRLEAGVVLTGTEVKSLRVNGCSLVDGYATVKNGEIWLMNVHVPPYQQGTFFSQHEARRDRKLLLHAREIARVAAELQEKGLSLVPLRVYFKRGVVKVEVGIGRGKKQYDKRAAIKQREARREVERVARRV
- the tilS gene encoding tRNA lysidine(34) synthetase TilS; the encoded protein is MRSRRTDAPLTGRQAPLGLLQDADVIAVATSGGSDSAAALLHARELAPHATLHACYVDHGVRPRDAIERDIAAVCAQARVASARVLVARLRGARTDAPKDEAFLRRARYIALRAMARRTGARVVVTGHHAGDIAEWVLLALFRGCGLDGLGAMTAMRPLSDGIVLARPFLGQTREQMTAVVERYGVPISTDETNTDVRYSRNLVRAFLARWSARSQGAVRALARSAALASEERAVLDAAAASAANSARIAIDTLDARALRDIPTALLRRIIRAAVRSAAGTIRDFTLAQCEAIAQAIRNRRGGTFKAGRATVLLSAGKLRVKPFAAAGHKGPPNIEADHKRPPNIAADHKGPPYTVTLRAAAVPRTARLSVRLPQSGDTCTPSGRRHAISLARFLAKQGVPRDRRTAVPLLCVNGQIAAAIGVRVMEPYAVHGAEPAVQIAWRPARVPGRPSATDSITMERSE
- the hpt gene encoding hypoxanthine phosphoribosyltransferase, with translation MKAAADLGMLGDIVFTADDIAAAIRRLADAIRRDYAGEPIVLVGVLKGAILFASDLMRQLSDYPITIDFIVVSSYGTGRRGAKGDVRLLKDLDTNPAGRNILLVEDIVDEGLTLEYLLNNLQSREPRSLRACALMDKPFHRMADVHVDYVGMTAPDAFLVGYGLDYQEAFRNLPYICKLSCPPNQ